In Malaclemys terrapin pileata isolate rMalTer1 chromosome 11, rMalTer1.hap1, whole genome shotgun sequence, a single genomic region encodes these proteins:
- the TFCP2L1 gene encoding transcription factor CP2-like protein 1 isoform X2 — MKKPLPISTKSILRVVFHDRRLQYTEHQQLEGWRWSRPGDRILDIDIPLSVGILDPRASPTQLNTVEFLWDPSKRASAFIQVHCISTEFTPRKHGGEKGVPFRIQIDTFKQNENGEYTEHLHSASCQIKVFKPKGADRKQKTDREKMEKKTAQEKEKYQSSYDTTILTECSPWPDLPYQVNNAPSPSYNSSPNSFSLGDGNSSPTHQVELLPPSNDHLLPSASIQDVQQWLHRNRFSPFCRLFSSFSGADLLKMSKEDFVQICGPADGIRLFNAIKGRNVRPKMTIYVCQEPEQNRSHLHQKRENGDGNLCVYHAVFLEELTTLELTEKIANLYSISPQQINRIYRQGPTGIHVLVSNEMVQNFQDESCFVISTLKAESNDGYHIILK, encoded by the exons AGCATCCTTCGGGTGGTTTTCCATGATCGGCGTCTGCAATACACAGAACACCAGCAGCTGGAGGGCTGGAGATGGAGCCGGCCTGGGGACCGCATCCTTGATATAG ATATCCCACTGTCAGTCGGTATCTTAGATCCCAGGGCCAGCCCGACCCAGCTAAACACTGTTGAATTTCTGTGGGATCCGTCCAAAAGAGCATCTGCATTCATTCAG GTACATTGTATCAGCACAGAATTTACGCCAAGGAAACATGGTGGCGAGAAAGGGGTGCCCTTCAGGATACAAATCGACACATTTAAACAGAATGAGAATGGCGAATATACCGAACACTTGCATTCTGCAAGCTGCCAGATCAAAGTGTTCAAG CCTAAGGGAGCTGACAGAAAGCAGAAAACTGACAGAGAGAAAATGGAGAAGAAGACTGCCCAAGAGAAGGAGAAATATCAGTCCTCCTATGATACGACCATTCTCACAGAG TGTTCTCCATGGCCAGATTTGCCTTATCAAGTGAACAACGCTCCATCTCCAAGTTACAACAGTTCTCCAAACAGCTTCAGCCTTGGAGATGG CAACAGTTCTCCAACCCACCAAGtggagctcctgcctcccagcaacGAT CACCTCCTTCCCTCTGCTTCTATTCAAGATGTCCAGCAGTGGCTTCATCGTAATAGGTTTTCTCCATTCTGTAGACTCTTCTCAAGTTTCTCGG GTGCTGACTTACTGAAGATGTCCAAAGAAGATTTTGTTCAGATCTGTGGGCCTGCTGATGGAATTCGGCTCTTTAATGCAATCAAAGGAAG AAACGTAAGGCCTAAAATGACAATTTATGTCTGTCAAGAACCAGAGCAGAACAGGTCTCATCTGCACCAAAAACGAGAGAATGGAGATGGTAATCTGTGTG TATATCATGCAGTCTTCTTGGAAGAGCTGACAACCCTGGAATTAACTGAGAAGATTGCAAACTTGTATAGCATTTCCCCACAGCAGATAAATCGGATCTATCGGCAAGGACCTACAGGGATCCATGTATTAGTGAGCAATGAG ATGGTGCAAAACTTCCAGGATGAGTCTTGTTTTGTTATCAGCACATTAAAAG CTGAAAGCAACGATGGCTACCACATCATTTTAAAATGA